A single region of the Bacteroides luhongzhouii genome encodes:
- a CDS encoding aminopeptidase C: MKKTILIAALGLFSLSIMAQDAKPEEGFVFTTVKENPITSIKNQNRSSTCWSFSTLGFVESELLRLGKGEYDLSEMFVVHKTMQDRGVNYVRYHGDSSFSPGGSFYDVMYCIKNYGIVPQEVMPGIMYGDTLPVHNELDAVASGYINAIAKGKLSKLTPVWKNGLSAIYDTYLGACPEKFTYKGKEYTPKTFSESLGLNYNDYVSLTSYTHHPFYSQFAIEIQDNWRNGLSYNLPIEELMAVMDNAVKKGYTFAWGSDVSEQGFTRDGIAVMPDVNKESELSGSDMARWTGLSAANKRQMMTTKPCPEIDVTQEMRQVAFDNWETTDDHGMVIYGIAKDQNGKEYFMVKNSWGKSGKYNGIWYASKAFVAYKTMNILVHKDALPKEIAKKLGIK; this comes from the coding sequence ATGAAAAAGACAATCCTTATTGCTGCTTTAGGCTTATTCAGCCTAAGCATCATGGCACAAGATGCAAAACCTGAAGAAGGTTTTGTTTTCACGACGGTGAAAGAAAACCCGATTACTTCTATCAAGAACCAAAATCGTTCGAGTACTTGCTGGAGTTTCTCAACTCTCGGATTCGTTGAATCAGAATTACTTCGTTTAGGTAAAGGCGAGTATGACTTGTCTGAAATGTTTGTCGTACACAAAACGATGCAAGATCGCGGAGTAAACTACGTACGTTATCATGGTGACAGTTCTTTCTCTCCGGGTGGAAGTTTTTATGATGTAATGTACTGTATCAAGAATTATGGTATTGTTCCGCAGGAAGTGATGCCGGGTATCATGTACGGTGACACGTTGCCGGTGCATAACGAACTGGATGCTGTTGCTTCCGGTTACATCAATGCTATTGCGAAAGGTAAGTTGAGCAAACTGACTCCGGTATGGAAAAACGGACTAAGTGCTATTTATGATACTTATCTGGGAGCATGTCCGGAGAAGTTCACATACAAAGGCAAAGAATATACTCCGAAGACTTTTTCTGAATCACTGGGATTGAATTATAACGACTATGTATCACTGACTTCTTACACGCACCATCCATTCTATTCTCAATTCGCAATCGAGATTCAGGATAACTGGCGCAATGGATTGTCCTACAACCTGCCTATCGAGGAACTGATGGCTGTGATGGACAATGCTGTAAAGAAAGGTTATACTTTTGCATGGGGTAGCGACGTCAGCGAACAGGGATTCACACGTGACGGTATCGCCGTTATGCCGGATGTAAACAAAGAATCTGAACTTTCCGGTTCGGATATGGCTCGCTGGACCGGCCTGTCTGCTGCTAACAAACGTCAAATGATGACAACCAAACCATGCCCGGAAATTGACGTCACTCAAGAAATGCGCCAAGTTGCTTTTGACAATTGGGAAACTACAGACGATCACGGAATGGTAATCTACGGTATCGCTAAAGACCAAAACGGAAAAGAATACTTCATGGTGAAGAATTCTTGGGGTAAATCAGGCAAATACAATGGTATCTGGTATGCTTCCAAAGCCTTCGTTGCTTACAAGACTATGAATATTCTTGTACACAAAGATGCCCTTCCCAAAGAAATCGCAAAAAAGCTGGGGATTAAATAA
- a CDS encoding GNAT family N-acetyltransferase has product MAQEPRIIVEKENYTLRTWQTEDAASLTQYINNKKIWDNCRDGLPYPYAQEDAQTFLAIVQAKEGIHDFCIEVNGEAVGSIGFMPCADVERFNAEVGYWIGEPFWNRGIVTDALKEAISYYFEHTDKVRIFALVFEHNTASMRVLEKAGFVKAGVMRKAIFKNENFIDAHYYELIK; this is encoded by the coding sequence ATGGCGCAAGAACCAAGAATCATTGTAGAAAAGGAAAACTATACTCTCCGCACCTGGCAAACAGAAGATGCTGCGTCATTAACCCAATACATCAATAATAAAAAGATTTGGGATAACTGTCGTGACGGCCTCCCCTATCCATACGCTCAAGAAGATGCACAAACTTTTCTCGCTATAGTACAAGCCAAAGAAGGTATTCACGATTTTTGCATTGAAGTAAACGGAGAAGCAGTCGGAAGCATTGGTTTTATGCCTTGTGCAGATGTAGAACGCTTTAATGCCGAAGTAGGCTACTGGATTGGAGAACCTTTTTGGAACCGGGGAATCGTAACTGACGCCCTGAAAGAAGCAATCAGTTATTATTTCGAGCATACAGATAAAGTACGCATATTCGCACTTGTTTTCGAACATAACACAGCTTCCATGCGCGTATTGGAGAAAGCTGGATTTGTAAAAGCCGGAGTGATGCGAAAGGCTATTTTCAAGAATGAGAACTTCATAGACGCACATTATTACGAACTAATCAAATAA
- a CDS encoding alpha-L-fucosidase, protein MKKHFLIFGAGLLLLSACNSVKAPEAILPIPEAKQVEWQKMETYAFVHFGLNTFNDREWGYGDSDPKTFNPTRLDCEQWVQTFVKSGMKGVILTAKHHDGFCLWPTQLTEYCIRNTPYKDGKGDIVRELSDACKKYGIKFAVYLSPWDRHQANYGSPEYVEYFYKQLNELLTNYGDVFEIWFDGANGGDGWYGGAKDSRTIDRKTYYDYPRAYKLIDELQPQAIIFSDGGPGCRWVGNENGFAGATNWSFLRAGEVYPGYPKYRELQYGHADGNQWVAAECDVSIRPGWFYHPEEDDRVKTVDTLTDLYYRSVGHNATLLLNFPVDRDGLIHPTDSANAVNFHQNVQKQLAYNLLAGLSPKASDERGKTFSAKAVTDGDYDTYWATNDGVNSATIEFDLPQTEKINRIMLQEYIPLGQRVKSFVVEYNQAGEWLPVKLNEETTTIGYKRLLRFETVTTDKIRVRFTDSRACLCINNIEAYYAGETSDTYTAKAEELKSYPFTLVGVNAEEAQKCMDKNNQTTCFVNGNTLLIDLGEERTITSFHYLPDQSEYNKGIISSYEISVGTESNAVNQVVAKDEFSNIKNNPILQSVYFTPVNARYVQLKATRMIHDGEPMGLAEIGIQ, encoded by the coding sequence ATGAAAAAACACTTTCTTATTTTCGGAGCAGGCCTCCTTCTATTAAGTGCCTGTAATTCGGTCAAAGCACCGGAAGCTATCTTGCCCATTCCCGAAGCCAAGCAGGTAGAATGGCAAAAAATGGAAACGTATGCTTTCGTACACTTCGGACTTAACACATTCAACGACCGCGAATGGGGATACGGTGATTCCGATCCTAAAACATTCAATCCTACCCGACTGGATTGCGAGCAATGGGTACAAACCTTTGTGAAATCCGGAATGAAAGGAGTGATCCTGACAGCCAAACATCACGACGGGTTCTGCCTTTGGCCTACTCAACTGACAGAATATTGCATCCGTAACACCCCGTATAAAGACGGAAAAGGCGACATCGTTCGCGAACTATCGGATGCCTGCAAGAAGTACGGCATTAAATTCGCAGTTTATCTGTCTCCTTGGGACAGGCATCAAGCCAACTACGGTTCTCCCGAATACGTAGAATACTTCTATAAACAGCTCAACGAGTTATTAACCAACTATGGTGATGTTTTTGAAATCTGGTTTGACGGTGCCAATGGCGGAGACGGCTGGTATGGCGGAGCAAAAGACAGCCGTACTATCGACCGCAAAACTTATTACGATTATCCGCGAGCCTATAAATTGATCGACGAGTTGCAACCACAAGCTATTATCTTCTCGGATGGAGGTCCGGGCTGCCGTTGGGTAGGTAACGAAAACGGATTTGCAGGAGCTACCAACTGGTCTTTTCTCCGTGCCGGAGAAGTTTATCCGGGTTACCCTAAATATCGTGAACTGCAATATGGGCATGCCGACGGCAACCAATGGGTAGCCGCAGAATGTGATGTATCCATCCGTCCGGGATGGTTCTATCATCCGGAAGAAGACGACCGTGTGAAAACAGTAGATACATTGACCGATCTGTATTACCGTAGCGTAGGTCATAACGCAACATTGTTACTCAACTTCCCGGTTGATCGTGACGGGCTGATCCATCCGACAGACTCCGCCAACGCCGTAAACTTCCACCAGAACGTACAAAAGCAACTGGCATACAACCTATTGGCAGGACTTTCTCCCAAAGCCTCGGACGAACGGGGAAAAACATTCTCTGCAAAAGCGGTGACCGATGGTGATTATGATACTTATTGGGCCACCAATGACGGCGTCAACTCTGCCACAATCGAGTTTGACCTGCCTCAAACGGAAAAGATTAACCGCATAATGTTGCAGGAATATATTCCTCTCGGACAACGTGTTAAATCATTCGTTGTAGAATATAACCAGGCAGGCGAATGGCTCCCAGTGAAGCTCAATGAGGAGACTACCACTATCGGATATAAACGTCTTCTTCGTTTCGAAACAGTCACAACAGATAAGATTCGTGTCCGTTTTACCGATTCGCGAGCTTGCCTCTGTATCAATAACATAGAAGCCTATTATGCAGGAGAGACTTCCGATACATATACTGCAAAAGCAGAAGAGTTGAAGAGTTATCCGTTCACGCTCGTCGGAGTAAATGCGGAGGAAGCACAGAAATGTATGGATAAAAACAATCAGACCACCTGCTTCGTCAACGGAAATACATTATTGATTGATTTAGGAGAGGAACGCACAATCACCTCATTCCATTATCTCCCCGACCAGAGTGAATATAATAAAGGAATAATCAGTTCTTATGAAATCTCTGTCGGCACGGAGAGTAATGCTGTCAATCAGGTAGTAGCCAAAGATGAATTTTCCAATATAAAGAATAATCCGATTCTGCAATCGGTTTACTTTACTCCGGTTAACGCCCGCTATGTTCAATTGAAAGCAACACGGATGATCCATGACGGAGAACCAATGGGATTGGCCGAAATCGGTATACAATAA
- a CDS encoding electron transfer flavoprotein subunit beta/FixA family protein: protein MSLKIVVLAKQVPDTRNVGKDAMKADGTINRAALPAIFNPEDLNALEQALRLKDAHPGSTVTVLTMGPGRAADIIREGLFRGADNGYLLTDRAFAGADTLATSYALATAIRKIGDCDIIIGGRQAIDGDTAQVGPQVAEKLGLTQITYAEEILEVGDGKIKVKRHIDGGVETVEGPLPIVITVNGSAAPCRPRNAKLVQKYKHAKTVTEKQQGNLDYTDLYDKRDYLNLAEWSVADVNGDLAQCGLSGSPTKVKAIQNIVFQAKESKTISGSDRDVEDLIVELLANHTIG, encoded by the coding sequence ATGAGTTTGAAAATTGTTGTATTGGCAAAACAAGTTCCCGACACACGTAACGTTGGGAAAGATGCCATGAAAGCCGACGGAACGATTAACCGTGCGGCACTCCCCGCCATCTTCAACCCCGAAGACCTGAATGCTCTCGAGCAAGCTCTCCGATTGAAAGATGCTCATCCAGGCTCTACCGTAACCGTTCTGACAATGGGACCGGGACGGGCAGCCGACATTATTCGTGAAGGACTTTTCCGTGGTGCAGATAACGGTTACTTATTAACCGACCGTGCTTTTGCTGGTGCAGACACACTGGCTACGTCTTATGCACTTGCCACTGCCATCCGCAAAATCGGTGACTGTGACATTATTATCGGTGGTCGCCAGGCAATCGACGGTGACACGGCACAGGTAGGTCCGCAGGTAGCAGAAAAGCTGGGATTGACGCAAATCACATACGCAGAAGAAATTCTGGAAGTGGGCGATGGTAAGATCAAGGTGAAACGCCACATCGACGGTGGGGTTGAAACTGTAGAAGGCCCGCTGCCTATCGTGATTACTGTCAACGGTTCTGCAGCTCCTTGCCGTCCGCGTAACGCTAAATTGGTTCAGAAATACAAACATGCCAAAACTGTTACTGAAAAACAACAAGGCAATCTTGATTATACAGACTTGTATGACAAACGCGATTATCTGAATCTGGCAGAATGGAGCGTAGCCGACGTAAACGGTGATCTCGCACAATGCGGTCTGTCCGGTTCGCCGACAAAAGTGAAAGCCATCCAGAACATCGTGTTCCAGGCTAAAGAGAGCAAAACCATCAGCGGCAGTGACCGTGACGTGGAAGACCTGATTGTTGAACTATTAGCTAACCACACCATCGGATAA
- a CDS encoding patatin-like phospholipase family protein has protein sequence MKDLKIDESTGLVLEGGGMRGVFTCGVLDYFMDHDIRFPYTIGVSAGACNGLSYASRQRGRARYSNIDLLEKYDYIGLKHLLKKRNILDFDLLFNEFPEHILPYDYETYFASPERFVMVTTNCVTGEANYFEEKKDRHRVIDIVRASSSLPFVCPITYVDEVPMLDGGIVDSIPLQRAIADGCTKNVVVLTRNRGYRKDSKDIRIPSFVYRKYPKLREALSCRCAVYNEQLEMVERMEDEGKIVVIRPLKPVAVDRIEKDVQKLTEFYQEGYECARALLEE, from the coding sequence ATGAAAGACTTGAAAATTGATGAATCTACGGGATTAGTGTTGGAAGGCGGGGGAATGCGTGGAGTATTCACCTGCGGTGTGCTTGATTATTTTATGGATCACGATATCCGGTTTCCCTATACGATAGGAGTGTCTGCCGGTGCGTGTAACGGGTTGTCGTATGCATCAAGGCAACGGGGACGTGCCAGATACAGTAACATTGACTTGTTGGAGAAGTATGATTATATTGGTTTGAAACATTTGCTCAAAAAGCGTAATATACTCGACTTTGATCTATTATTCAATGAATTTCCCGAACATATTCTCCCTTATGATTATGAAACATATTTTGCTTCACCGGAACGTTTTGTGATGGTGACTACGAATTGCGTCACGGGAGAAGCCAACTATTTCGAAGAGAAAAAAGACAGGCACAGGGTAATTGATATTGTCCGCGCATCCAGCAGTCTTCCTTTTGTATGTCCTATTACTTATGTAGACGAGGTTCCCATGCTTGACGGAGGTATCGTAGATTCCATACCTCTGCAAAGGGCCATTGCGGATGGCTGCACGAAAAATGTCGTGGTACTCACCCGTAACCGGGGGTATCGGAAAGATTCGAAAGACATTCGTATCCCTTCGTTTGTATACCGTAAATATCCGAAGTTGCGTGAAGCGTTAAGTTGCCGGTGCGCTGTTTATAATGAACAACTGGAAATGGTGGAGCGTATGGAAGATGAAGGAAAGATTGTCGTAATCCGTCCTTTGAAACCTGTAGCCGTAGACCGCATCGAGAAAGATGTGCAAAAACTGACAGAGTTTTATCAGGAAGGATATGAATGTGCGAGAGCCTTACTTGAAGAATAA
- a CDS encoding electron transfer flavoprotein subunit alpha/FixB family protein codes for MNNLFVYCEIEEGNVLDVSLELLTKGRSLANQLNCQLEAVVAGTGLKDIEKQILPYGVDKLHVFDGEGLYPYTSLPHTAILVNLFKEEQPQICLMGATVIGRDLGPRVSSALTSGLTADCTSLEIGDHEDKKEGKTYKNLLYQIRPAFGGNIVATIVNPEHRPQMATVREGVMKKEILSPTYQGEVIRHDVKKYVADTDYVVKVIERHVEKAKNNLKGSPIIVAGGYGVGSKENFDLLFDLAKELHAEVGASRAAVDAGFADHDRQIGQTGVTVRPKLYIACGISGQIQHIAGMQESGIIISINNDPEAPINTIADYVINGTIEEVVPKMIKYYKQNSK; via the coding sequence ATGAATAACTTATTTGTATATTGCGAAATAGAAGAAGGTAACGTTTTAGACGTCAGCCTCGAACTTCTGACCAAAGGTCGTTCGTTAGCCAACCAGTTGAACTGTCAGCTCGAAGCGGTGGTTGCCGGAACCGGCCTCAAAGATATTGAAAAACAAATCCTTCCTTACGGAGTAGACAAACTTCACGTTTTCGACGGCGAAGGACTTTACCCTTACACTTCACTTCCTCACACAGCTATCCTGGTGAACCTTTTCAAAGAAGAACAGCCACAAATCTGTCTGATGGGTGCCACTGTGATCGGTCGTGACCTCGGTCCGCGCGTTTCTTCTGCTTTGACCAGCGGACTGACTGCCGACTGTACTTCACTTGAAATCGGTGACCACGAAGACAAAAAAGAAGGTAAGACCTACAAGAACCTGTTGTATCAGATCCGTCCGGCATTCGGCGGTAACATCGTTGCTACGATTGTGAACCCGGAACACCGCCCGCAGATGGCAACCGTTCGCGAAGGTGTGATGAAGAAAGAAATCCTCTCTCCGACTTATCAGGGAGAAGTGATCCGTCACGATGTGAAAAAGTATGTAGCTGATACGGACTATGTAGTGAAAGTAATCGAACGCCACGTAGAAAAGGCAAAGAACAACTTGAAAGGTTCTCCGATTATCGTAGCCGGTGGATACGGTGTAGGTTCGAAAGAAAACTTCGACCTGTTGTTCGACCTCGCTAAAGAACTTCACGCAGAAGTAGGCGCCAGCCGTGCTGCTGTTGACGCTGGTTTCGCAGATCACGATCGCCAGATCGGTCAGACAGGTGTTACGGTTCGTCCGAAACTCTACATCGCTTGCGGTATCTCCGGACAAATCCAACATATTGCCGGTATGCAGGAAAGCGGTATCATCATCTCTATCAACAACGACCCTGAAGCTCCTATCAATACGATTGCAGATTATGTAATCAACGGAACAATCGAAGAAGTTGTACCGAAGATGATTAAGTATTATAAACAAAATAGCAAGTAA
- a CDS encoding acyl-CoA dehydrogenase family protein, giving the protein MANYYTDIPELKYHLNNPMMKRICELKERNYRDKDEFDYAPMDFEDAVDSYDKVLEITGEITGEIIAPNAEGVDEEGPHCANGRVEYASGTKQNLDAMVKAGLNGMTMPRKFGGLNFPITPYTMCAEIVAAADAGFGNIWSLQDCIETLYEFGNSDQHSRFIPRICQGETMSMDLTEPDAGSDLQSVMLKATYSEKDGCWLLNGVKRFITNGDADIHLVLARSEEGTRDGRGLSMFIYDKRQGGVNVRRIENKLGIHGSPTCELVYKNAKAELCGDRKLGLIKYVMALMNGARLGIAAQSVGLSQAAYNEGLAYAKDRKQFGKAIIEFPAVYDMLAIMKGKLDAGRALLYQTSRYVDIYKALDDIARERKLTPEERQEQKKYAKLADSFTPLAKGMNSEYANQNAYDCIQIHGGSGFMMEYACQRIYRDARITSIYEGTTQLQTVAAIRYVTNGSYIATIREFEAIPCSPEMEPLMSRLKKMADKFEASTNAVKEVQDQELLDFTARKLVEMAADIIMCHLLIQDASKSSELFSKSAHVYLNYAEAEVEKHSNFIENFDKEDLAFYKK; this is encoded by the coding sequence ATGGCCAATTATTATACAGACATACCGGAACTCAAGTATCACTTGAACAATCCGATGATGAAACGTATTTGCGAACTCAAAGAACGCAACTACAGAGATAAAGATGAATTCGATTATGCTCCGATGGACTTCGAAGATGCTGTAGACTCTTATGATAAAGTGTTGGAGATTACCGGAGAAATCACAGGAGAAATCATTGCCCCTAACGCAGAAGGTGTAGACGAAGAAGGTCCTCACTGTGCCAATGGTCGCGTAGAATATGCTTCAGGAACCAAACAAAACCTGGACGCAATGGTGAAAGCCGGCTTGAACGGTATGACCATGCCACGCAAATTCGGCGGTCTGAACTTCCCGATCACCCCGTACACCATGTGCGCAGAAATCGTGGCTGCTGCCGACGCAGGTTTCGGAAACATCTGGTCATTGCAAGACTGTATCGAAACCCTTTATGAGTTTGGTAACTCCGACCAACACAGCCGCTTTATCCCACGCATCTGCCAAGGCGAAACGATGTCTATGGACTTGACAGAACCGGACGCAGGTTCCGACCTACAATCTGTTATGCTGAAAGCTACTTACAGCGAAAAAGACGGATGCTGGTTGCTGAATGGTGTGAAACGTTTCATCACAAATGGTGACGCGGATATTCACCTCGTACTGGCACGTTCGGAAGAAGGAACAAGAGACGGTCGTGGTTTGTCCATGTTCATCTATGACAAGCGTCAGGGTGGCGTGAACGTACGTCGTATCGAAAACAAACTCGGTATCCACGGTTCTCCTACTTGCGAACTGGTATATAAGAATGCAAAAGCCGAACTTTGCGGTGACCGCAAACTCGGTTTGATTAAATACGTAATGGCTCTGATGAACGGTGCCCGCCTAGGTATTGCCGCACAATCTGTAGGATTGAGCCAGGCAGCTTACAATGAAGGTTTGGCTTATGCCAAAGACCGTAAGCAGTTCGGAAAAGCAATTATCGAATTCCCGGCTGTGTATGACATGCTGGCTATCATGAAAGGTAAACTGGATGCCGGACGTGCTTTACTGTATCAAACATCTCGCTATGTTGACATCTACAAAGCATTGGATGACATCGCCCGCGAACGTAAACTGACTCCGGAAGAACGCCAGGAACAGAAGAAATATGCTAAATTAGCAGACAGCTTTACTCCGCTGGCTAAAGGTATGAACTCTGAATATGCAAACCAAAACGCTTACGACTGTATTCAGATTCACGGTGGTTCAGGTTTCATGATGGAATATGCTTGCCAACGCATCTATCGCGACGCACGTATCACCAGCATCTACGAAGGAACTACCCAGTTGCAGACTGTAGCCGCTATCCGTTACGTGACCAATGGTTCTTACATCGCTACTATCCGCGAGTTCGAAGCCATTCCTTGCTCACCGGAAATGGAACCGCTGATGTCTCGCCTGAAAAAGATGGCTGACAAATTCGAAGCAAGCACCAATGCAGTGAAAGAAGTACAAGACCAGGAATTGCTTGACTTCACCGCTCGCAAACTGGTGGAAATGGCTGCTGACATTATCATGTGCCACCTGCTGATCCAAGATGCCAGCAAGTCTTCCGAACTGTTCTCCAAATCTGCACACGTATATTTGAACTATGCAGAAGCGGAAGTAGAAAAGCACTCAAACTTCATCGAAAACTTTGATAAAGAAGACTTGGCTTTCTACAAAAAATAA
- a CDS encoding cation:proton antiporter, which yields MRNRARKNYVIYVLMLLLFGGLIYVAIEEGDRFSHYAINAQNMVQGNPFTMFLQFIQDNLHHPLTTLLIQIIAVLLMVRLFGYLFSLIGQPGVIGEIVAGIVLGPSVLGFFFPDAFHFLFPAHSLTNLELLSQVGLILFMFVIGMELDFSVLKNKINETLVISHAGILVPFFLGILSSYWVYEEYAAAQTPFLPFALFIGISMSITAFPVLARIIQERNMTKTSLGTLTIASAANDDVTAWCLLAVVIAISKAGSFASALYSVGLAVVYIAVMFLVVRPFLKKVGEVYANREAINKTFVAFILLILIISSCLTEIIGIHALFGAFMAGVVMPSNLGFRKVMMEKVEDISLVFFLPLFFAFTGLRTEIGLINSPELWMVCLLLVTVAIVGKLGGCAIAARLVGESWKDSLTIGTLMNTRGLMELVALNIGYEMGVLPPSIFVILVIMALVTTFMTTPLLHLVEHIFVRREEKLSLKHKLIFCFGRPESGRVLLSIYDLLFGKQLKKNHLIAAHYTVGADLNPLNAEHYASESFALLNQQAAKLNIQVDNHYRVTDKLVQEIIHFVRKERPDMLLLGAGSHYRSDMPGTPGAILWLTLFRDKIDEIMEQVKCPVAVFVNRQYRVGATVSFVLGGMIDMFLFSYLDKMLQNGHSVRLFLFDTDDEEFRGRIDDLQARYPEQTMMVWFVGVEDLVTEEKDGLLIMSHLSYTKLSEDEAVIRELSSLLVIRRNKNTGDKNERLEN from the coding sequence ATGCGGAACAGGGCCCGGAAGAATTATGTCATTTATGTACTGATGTTACTCCTGTTTGGAGGATTGATTTATGTTGCTATTGAAGAGGGTGACCGGTTTTCACACTATGCGATAAATGCGCAGAACATGGTACAGGGGAATCCATTCACTATGTTTCTCCAGTTTATACAGGACAATCTTCATCATCCGCTCACTACCTTATTGATTCAGATTATAGCCGTGCTGCTGATGGTGCGTCTTTTTGGCTATTTATTCAGCCTGATCGGGCAACCGGGAGTGATTGGAGAGATTGTTGCCGGTATTGTGTTAGGACCTTCCGTACTCGGCTTTTTCTTTCCGGATGCTTTTCATTTCCTTTTTCCGGCACATTCGCTTACCAATCTTGAGTTATTGAGTCAGGTGGGACTGATACTTTTTATGTTTGTCATCGGTATGGAGCTGGATTTCAGTGTGCTGAAAAATAAGATCAATGAAACACTGGTGATTAGTCATGCCGGAATTTTAGTCCCTTTCTTCCTGGGTATCTTGTCTTCTTACTGGGTGTACGAAGAATATGCAGCTGCCCAAACCCCGTTTCTCCCTTTTGCCCTGTTTATAGGTATTTCTATGAGCATCACCGCTTTTCCGGTATTGGCACGCATCATTCAGGAGCGGAATATGACGAAGACTTCTTTAGGAACGCTGACCATTGCTTCCGCTGCCAATGATGATGTGACAGCTTGGTGCCTGTTGGCAGTGGTGATTGCTATCTCCAAAGCAGGAAGTTTTGCCAGTGCACTTTATTCAGTGGGGCTGGCAGTTGTTTATATTGCGGTCATGTTTTTGGTCGTTCGCCCGTTTCTGAAGAAAGTAGGAGAAGTATATGCCAACCGGGAAGCAATCAATAAAACATTCGTGGCATTTATTCTGCTCATTCTTATTATTTCCTCTTGTCTGACCGAAATTATCGGTATTCATGCACTGTTCGGAGCCTTTATGGCAGGGGTAGTGATGCCGTCCAATCTGGGTTTCCGGAAGGTGATGATGGAAAAAGTGGAAGATATCTCATTAGTCTTCTTTTTACCTCTGTTCTTTGCCTTCACCGGATTGCGCACGGAAATCGGTTTGATAAACAGTCCGGAGTTGTGGATGGTATGTTTACTGTTGGTGACGGTTGCCATTGTCGGCAAGTTGGGTGGATGTGCCATTGCCGCCCGTTTGGTGGGTGAGTCGTGGAAGGATAGTCTGACGATAGGGACATTGATGAATACACGGGGATTGATGGAGCTTGTCGCTTTGAATATCGGTTATGAAATGGGAGTTCTTCCCCCGTCTATATTCGTAATTTTGGTCATTATGGCGTTAGTTACGACCTTTATGACTACTCCTTTGCTTCATTTGGTGGAACATATTTTCGTACGTCGGGAAGAAAAATTATCTTTGAAGCACAAATTGATATTTTGTTTCGGGCGTCCGGAATCCGGGCGTGTGTTGCTTTCCATTTATGATTTGTTATTTGGAAAGCAGTTGAAGAAAAATCATTTGATTGCAGCACACTATACGGTGGGCGCGGATTTGAATCCGTTGAATGCCGAACATTATGCCAGCGAGAGTTTTGCTTTGCTCAATCAACAGGCAGCGAAATTGAATATCCAGGTAGATAACCATTATCGGGTGACAGACAAACTTGTACAGGAAATCATCCACTTTGTCCGTAAAGAACGTCCTGATATGCTGCTTTTGGGAGCCGGGAGTCATTATCGCTCGGATATGCCGGGAACTCCCGGGGCAATTTTATGGTTAACGCTCTTCCGGGATAAGATTGATGAGATTATGGAGCAGGTGAAATGTCCCGTGGCCGTATTTGTCAATCGTCAGTATCGGGTAGGCGCGACGGTCAGTTTCGTACTTGGCGGAATGATTGATATGTTTCTTTTTTCCTATTTGGATAAGATGTTGCAGAACGGACATTCGGTACGCCTTTTCCTTTTTGATACGGATGATGAAGAGTTCCGTGGGCGCATTGACGATTTACAGGCGCGTTATCCGGAACAAACGATGATGGTGTGGTTTGTGGGAGTTGAAGATTTAGTGACTGAAGAGAAAGACGGGTTATTGATAATGAGCCATCTTTCTTATACGAAATTATCCGAGGATGAGGCTGTGATACGTGAATTGTCATCTTTGCTGGTAATCCGCCGGAATAAGAATACGGGAGATAAAAATGAAAGACTTGAAAATTGA